In Streptomyces violaceusniger Tu 4113, one DNA window encodes the following:
- a CDS encoding response regulator: MADSFGPVSDAGEDHGVGPDGGEPRGEPRKEPIRVLVVDDHALFRRGLEIVLAQEEDIQVVGEAGDGAEAVDKAADLLPDIVLMDVRMPKRGGIEACTAIKEVAPSAKIIMLTISDEEADLYDAIKAGATGYLLKEISTDEVSTAIRAVADGQSQISPSMAAKLLTEFKSMIQRTDERRLVPAPRLTDRELEVLKLVATGMNNRDIAKELFISENTVKNHVRNILEKLQLHSRMEAVVYAMREKILEIR; the protein is encoded by the coding sequence ATGGCGGACAGCTTCGGGCCCGTGTCCGACGCCGGTGAAGACCATGGCGTCGGTCCGGACGGGGGCGAGCCGCGCGGCGAACCGCGCAAGGAGCCGATTCGGGTCCTCGTCGTGGACGACCACGCGCTCTTCCGGCGTGGATTGGAGATCGTCCTGGCCCAGGAGGAGGACATCCAGGTCGTCGGCGAGGCGGGGGACGGGGCCGAGGCCGTGGACAAGGCGGCGGATCTGCTGCCGGACATCGTCCTGATGGATGTGCGGATGCCCAAGCGCGGGGGGATCGAGGCCTGCACCGCCATCAAGGAGGTGGCACCCAGCGCCAAGATCATCATGCTGACGATCAGCGATGAGGAAGCCGATCTCTACGACGCGATCAAGGCGGGTGCCACGGGCTATCTGCTGAAGGAGATCTCGACCGACGAGGTCTCGACCGCCATCCGGGCGGTGGCGGACGGCCAGTCGCAGATCAGCCCGTCGATGGCGGCCAAGCTGCTGACCGAGTTCAAGTCGATGATCCAGCGCACCGATGAGCGGCGGCTGGTGCCCGCGCCCCGGCTCACCGACCGGGAGCTGGAGGTGCTCAAGCTGGTGGCGACCGGAATGAACAACCGGGATATCGCCAAGGAGCTGTTCATCAGCGAGAACACCGTGAAGAACCACGTTCGCAACATTCTGGAGAAATTGCAGCTGCACTCCAGGATGGAGGCCGTGGTCTATGCGATGCGGGAGAAGATCCTCGAGATCAGGTGA
- a CDS encoding LpqB family beta-propeller domain-containing protein — MGADHADRRRFRRRGRRPDGRALSTPALLACGALLLSGCASMPDSGDVRRVDSSPRSDVDSQVRVYGVSPGKGEQPAELVSGFLEATTSDEENFGTAKEYLTKSAVRRWQPFAATTVLEQAPDVRVETDPGDRDGSGKTVVLSGKRIAVVDETHAYKPDAQPYEERIHLTLSGSEWRIDGPPRGLILGESDFQRIYRSVNKYYFADLGPDAEESTAGDNVLVADPVYVRRRIDPVTATVKALLGGPTEWLQPVVSSSFPRGSALGRRDERLSLDDSNTLKVRLSDRAAQVSGARCARMAAQTLFTVQDLGEGSSEASGVRLERQNGSELCALSSDAARAYAPDGVEGHPRHQYFVNSDHRMVRLSDDEDRPQPVPGPFGSEDAGLGTVAVSRDERDAAGVTADGQALYVTQMAPGAERGKVRLRSQGGSVEHGLTAPSWDGLGGLWVADRNPQRPRLLRLRGGTGAADEVALPRLDGGRITALRVSADGSRIAMLVKRSGHTTLRLGRIERRGTEAAPKLSVGALQAVAPKLEDVDTFSWAGDSRLVVAGRESDGVQQLQYVETDGSPANIPEVPGPNGVQSIGASEDQTRPLIAETRENGIVRLLPNTDWKTVDQDGSAPVYPG; from the coding sequence GTGGGCGCTGACCATGCCGACCGTCGCCGCTTCCGCCGCCGTGGGCGCCGCCCGGACGGCCGGGCCCTGAGCACGCCGGCGCTGCTGGCCTGTGGCGCCCTGCTGCTGTCCGGCTGTGCCTCGATGCCCGACAGCGGCGATGTGCGGCGGGTGGACTCCTCACCGCGCTCCGACGTCGATTCGCAGGTCCGGGTGTACGGGGTGAGCCCGGGCAAGGGCGAGCAGCCCGCGGAGTTGGTCTCCGGCTTCCTGGAGGCCACGACGAGCGACGAGGAGAACTTCGGCACCGCGAAGGAGTATCTGACCAAGAGCGCGGTCAGGCGGTGGCAGCCGTTCGCGGCCACCACCGTGCTGGAGCAGGCTCCGGATGTGCGGGTGGAGACGGACCCGGGCGACCGGGACGGCAGCGGTAAGACGGTCGTGCTGTCGGGCAAGCGGATCGCCGTCGTGGACGAAACGCACGCCTACAAGCCCGATGCGCAGCCGTACGAGGAGCGCATCCATCTCACGCTGAGCGGTTCGGAGTGGCGGATCGACGGGCCGCCGCGGGGGCTGATCCTCGGTGAGTCCGACTTCCAGCGCATCTACCGCTCGGTCAACAAGTACTACTTCGCCGATCTGGGCCCGGATGCCGAGGAGTCGACGGCCGGGGACAACGTGCTGGTGGCCGATCCGGTCTATGTGCGGCGCCGTATCGATCCGGTGACCGCGACCGTCAAGGCGCTGCTGGGCGGTCCCACGGAGTGGCTGCAGCCGGTGGTCAGCAGCTCCTTCCCGCGCGGTTCGGCGCTCGGGCGGAGGGACGAGCGGCTGTCGCTGGACGACTCGAACACGCTGAAGGTCCGGCTGAGCGACCGGGCGGCGCAGGTCAGCGGGGCGCGGTGTGCCCGGATGGCGGCGCAGACGCTGTTCACGGTCCAGGATCTTGGTGAGGGATCGTCCGAGGCCAGCGGTGTGCGGCTGGAGCGGCAGAACGGTTCGGAGCTGTGTGCCCTCTCCAGTGACGCGGCGCGTGCCTACGCCCCGGACGGGGTCGAGGGCCATCCGCGCCACCAGTACTTCGTGAACTCCGATCATCGGATGGTCCGGCTGTCCGACGACGAGGACCGGCCGCAGCCGGTTCCGGGGCCGTTCGGCTCCGAGGACGCGGGTCTGGGCACGGTGGCGGTCTCCCGCGACGAGCGGGACGCGGCGGGGGTCACCGCCGACGGCCAGGCGCTGTACGTCACCCAGATGGCCCCAGGCGCCGAGCGCGGCAAGGTGCGGCTGCGCAGCCAGGGCGGCAGCGTGGAGCACGGTCTGACGGCGCCGAGCTGGGATGGGCTGGGCGGTCTGTGGGTGGCCGACCGCAATCCGCAGCGGCCGAGGCTGCTGCGGCTGCGGGGCGGCACCGGAGCGGCGGACGAGGTGGCGCTGCCGCGGCTGGACGGCGGCCGGATCACGGCGCTGCGGGTCTCCGCGGACGGTTCCAGGATCGCGATGCTGGTCAAGCGGTCCGGCCACACCACGCTGCGGCTCGGCCGGATCGAGCGGCGGGGCACCGAGGCCGCCCCGAAGCTGTCGGTGGGGGCGCTGCAGGCGGTCGCGCCGAAGCTGGAGGACGTGGACACCTTCTCCTGGGCGGGCGACAGCCGGCTGGTGGTCGCGGGCCGGGAGTCGGACGGGGTGCAGCAACTGCAGTATGTGGAGACGGACGGCTCCCCGGCGAACATTCCTGAGGTGCCGGGTCCGAACGGTGTGCAGTCGATCGGCGCCTCGGAGGACCAGACCCGGCCGCTGATCGCCGAGACCAGGGAGAACGGCATCGTGCGGCTGCTGCCGAACACCGACTGGAAGACCGTGGACCAGGACGGTTCGGCTCCGGTCTACCCCGGCTAG
- the mtrB gene encoding MtrAB system histidine kinase MtrB → MGRPDPAGEIPLLRRLWSGGHLLPDGASGGPAHPVIRLFGRWVRRPLLPAARLWRRNIQLRVVATTLLMSLGVVLLLGLVVIGQVRNGLLDAKRHAAQGQAVGGFEVAEQMADRKSDSRGQDGPGAGVEDSGAWLNALVEQLSSGGKGAYSVVALSSDSGETPYVASRGPRASGDVQPDSVPADLRRRVDEGRTAPYERYGKIAHAGSGDAEPALIIGKRLDDNNGDAYQLYYLFPFTQEEKSLSLVKGTLATAGVFVVVLLGAIAWVVVRQVVTPVRMAAGISERLAAGLLQERMKVTGEDDIARLGESFNKMAQNLQLKIQQLEELSRMQRRFVSDVSHELRTPLTTVRMAADVIHEAREDFDPITARSAELLWGQVDRFESLLSDLLEISRFDAGAAALEAEPIDLRDVVHRVVDGAEPLAEAKGTRILVRGAEAPVIVEADTRRVERVLRNLVVNAVEHGEGRDVVVRLATAGGAVAVAVRDYGVGLKPGEATRVFNRFWRADPARARTTGGTGLGLSIAVEDARLHDGWLQAWGEPGGGSQFRLTLPRTAGDVLRGSPLPLEPEDSRRNRRTDDAGAPLPPAERLAAVPAQPRSALPAEAAAPSADPTALPGNGSRVVRGAPETPSDGSRGGRAPAARPTTSNEGEGRPRGR, encoded by the coding sequence ATGGGGCGGCCCGACCCGGCGGGTGAGATACCGCTGCTGCGCAGGTTGTGGAGCGGTGGGCATCTGCTGCCCGACGGGGCGTCCGGAGGGCCGGCCCATCCGGTGATCCGGCTGTTCGGACGGTGGGTGCGCCGTCCGCTGCTGCCCGCTGCCCGGCTGTGGCGGCGGAACATCCAGCTGCGGGTGGTCGCCACCACGCTGCTGATGTCGCTCGGTGTGGTGCTGCTGCTGGGCCTGGTGGTCATCGGGCAGGTGCGCAATGGTCTGCTGGACGCCAAGCGCCATGCGGCGCAGGGGCAGGCCGTCGGCGGGTTCGAGGTGGCCGAGCAGATGGCCGACCGTAAGAGCGATTCCCGTGGCCAGGACGGGCCGGGGGCCGGTGTCGAGGACTCCGGCGCCTGGCTGAACGCGCTGGTGGAGCAGCTCTCCAGCGGGGGCAAGGGCGCGTATTCGGTGGTGGCGCTCAGCTCCGACTCCGGTGAGACGCCGTATGTGGCCAGCCGGGGGCCGCGGGCCTCCGGCGATGTCCAGCCGGACAGCGTGCCCGCCGATCTGCGCCGGAGGGTGGACGAGGGCCGGACGGCGCCGTATGAGCGATACGGAAAGATCGCGCACGCGGGCTCCGGAGACGCCGAGCCCGCGCTGATCATCGGCAAGCGGCTGGACGACAACAACGGCGACGCCTACCAGCTCTACTACCTCTTCCCGTTCACCCAGGAGGAGAAGTCGCTGAGCCTGGTCAAGGGCACCCTGGCCACGGCCGGGGTGTTCGTGGTGGTGCTGCTCGGGGCCATCGCCTGGGTGGTGGTCCGGCAGGTCGTGACGCCCGTAAGGATGGCGGCGGGGATCTCCGAGCGGCTGGCGGCCGGTCTGCTCCAGGAGCGGATGAAGGTCACCGGTGAGGACGACATCGCCCGCCTGGGAGAGTCGTTCAACAAGATGGCGCAGAACCTCCAGCTCAAGATCCAGCAACTGGAGGAGCTCTCCCGGATGCAGCGCCGCTTCGTCTCCGATGTCTCCCATGAGCTGCGCACCCCGCTGACGACCGTGAGGATGGCGGCGGACGTCATTCACGAGGCGCGTGAGGACTTCGACCCGATCACCGCGCGCTCCGCCGAGCTGCTGTGGGGCCAGGTCGACCGCTTCGAGTCGCTGCTCAGCGATCTGCTGGAGATCAGCCGGTTCGACGCGGGCGCGGCCGCGCTGGAGGCCGAGCCGATCGATCTGCGCGATGTGGTGCACCGGGTGGTGGACGGGGCCGAGCCGCTCGCCGAGGCCAAGGGCACCCGGATCCTGGTGCGGGGCGCCGAGGCGCCGGTGATCGTGGAGGCGGACACCCGCCGTGTCGAGCGGGTGCTGCGCAATCTGGTGGTCAACGCCGTGGAGCACGGTGAGGGCCGCGATGTGGTCGTGCGGCTCGCGACGGCGGGCGGTGCGGTGGCCGTCGCAGTGCGGGACTACGGCGTCGGGCTCAAGCCCGGCGAGGCGACGCGGGTGTTCAACCGCTTCTGGCGGGCCGATCCGGCCCGTGCGCGCACCACCGGCGGTACCGGTCTCGGCCTGTCGATCGCGGTGGAGGACGCGCGGCTGCACGATGGCTGGCTGCAGGCGTGGGGTGAGCCCGGCGGGGGTTCGCAGTTCCGGCTGACGCTGCCGCGTACCGCGGGCGATGTGCTGCGCGGCTCGCCGCTCCCGCTGGAGCCCGAGGACTCCCGGCGCAACCGCCGTACGGATGACGCCGGGGCTCCGTTGCCCCCGGCGGAGCGGCTGGCGGCGGTGCCCGCGCAGCCGCGGTCCGCGCTGCCCGCCGAAGCCGCGGCGCCGTCGGCCGATCCCACGGCCCTGCCCGGCAATGGGTCGCGGGTGGTGCGTGGCGCCCCGGAGACGCCGTCCGACGGGTCGCGGGGCGGCAGGGCGCCGGCCGCCCGGCCGACGACATCGAACGAAGGGGAGGGCCGCCCTCGTGGGCGCTGA
- a CDS encoding GNAT family N-acetyltransferase, with amino-acid sequence MEPVTLTTERLVLRPFRPIDTDAVFAACQDPDIQRWTTVPSPYERAHAEDFTGRICPESWRDDVTYDFAVVTKSDGTLVGAMGLVRLTHLRTPEHQAELGYWTVREHRRRGYTDEAARAVIEWAFTRLGVERLEWCSEAGNEGSRAVALGVGFRMEGTDRARIVHQGTRRDAWRGALLPSDWGLPSTTPYLPARASEASNAPEAPEASGRASTAPSAV; translated from the coding sequence ATGGAGCCTGTCACCCTCACCACCGAGCGCCTGGTCCTGCGCCCCTTCCGGCCCATCGACACGGACGCGGTCTTCGCAGCTTGTCAGGACCCGGACATCCAGCGATGGACCACGGTGCCCTCCCCGTACGAGCGTGCGCACGCGGAGGACTTCACCGGCCGGATCTGCCCGGAGAGCTGGCGCGACGACGTGACCTACGACTTCGCGGTGGTCACCAAGAGTGACGGCACCCTCGTCGGCGCCATGGGCCTGGTGCGGCTGACCCATCTGCGCACCCCCGAGCACCAGGCCGAGCTGGGCTACTGGACGGTACGGGAGCACCGTCGGCGCGGCTATACGGACGAGGCGGCGCGGGCCGTGATCGAGTGGGCGTTCACCCGGCTCGGGGTGGAGCGCCTGGAATGGTGCAGCGAGGCCGGGAACGAGGGCTCGCGGGCGGTCGCCCTCGGAGTGGGCTTCCGGATGGAGGGGACGGACCGCGCCCGGATCGTCCACCAGGGGACCCGGCGGGACGCCTGGCGGGGCGCGCTGCTGCCCTCCGACTGGGGGCTGCCGTCTACGACGCCGTATCTGCCCGCCAGGGCCTCGGAGGCATCCAACGCACCGGAGGCTCCCGAGGCGTCCGGCCGGGCGTCCACGGCGCCGTCAGCGGTCTGA
- a CDS encoding ComF family protein codes for MRGWWQEIADLALPADCAGCGRPGGALCERCRGALRGSGARRVEPSPVPPGLPVVHAAVDYVDEARAVLLAHKERGALRLARPLGEALAGAVRAACPGPGSGAGPGPEPGSGPGAGSRRGSGAGLDRVSGPRPGTGSGTRAGARPGYGSGARPRGGPLLLVPVPSARRAVGARGHDPARRIALAAAGVLRGGGRPARVPAVLRQRRRVSDQSGLDARQRRANVTGALGAVPGSGRLLAAGPVVLVDDLMTTGASLAEAARAVTAAGGLVIGAAVVAAAPLTRTNRN; via the coding sequence ATGCGGGGCTGGTGGCAGGAGATCGCCGATCTGGCGCTGCCGGCCGACTGTGCCGGATGCGGTCGGCCGGGCGGTGCGTTGTGTGAGCGTTGTCGTGGAGCGCTGCGCGGGTCCGGGGCGCGCCGGGTGGAGCCGAGCCCGGTGCCGCCGGGGCTGCCGGTGGTCCATGCGGCGGTGGATTACGTGGACGAGGCGCGGGCGGTGCTGCTCGCACACAAGGAGCGCGGAGCGCTCCGGCTGGCGCGGCCCCTGGGCGAGGCGCTGGCGGGGGCGGTGCGGGCGGCCTGTCCCGGCCCGGGGTCCGGCGCAGGGCCTGGCCCAGAGCCCGGCTCAGGGCCCGGTGCGGGGTCCCGAAGAGGGTCGGGCGCGGGATTGGACCGGGTATCCGGGCCGAGACCGGGTACTGGATCGGGAACGCGTGCCGGGGCAAGACCCGGGTACGGATCCGGGGCGAGACCCCGCGGGGGTCCGCTGCTGCTGGTGCCGGTCCCATCGGCCCGGCGTGCGGTGGGCGCCCGGGGGCATGACCCGGCCCGGCGGATCGCGCTCGCCGCGGCGGGCGTGCTGCGCGGTGGCGGGCGCCCGGCGCGGGTCCCGGCGGTGCTGCGCCAGCGGCGCCGGGTGAGCGACCAGTCGGGGCTCGACGCACGGCAGCGGCGGGCGAATGTGACGGGGGCGCTGGGGGCGGTCCCCGGCAGCGGCCGGCTGCTGGCGGCAGGCCCGGTCGTCCTAGTGGACGATCTGATGACGACGGGGGCCTCGCTCGCGGAGGCGGCGCGGGCGGTGACGGCGGCCGGTGGGCTGGTCATCGGCGCGGCCGTGGTGGCGGCCGCACCCCTGACGCGTACCAACCGGAACTGA
- the hpf gene encoding ribosome hibernation-promoting factor, HPF/YfiA family, with protein sequence MDIVVKGRKTEVPERFRKHVAEKLKLDKIQKLDGKVISLDVEVSKEHNPRQSDRADRVEITLRSRGPVIRAEAAAADPYAALDLAASKLEARMRKQHDKRHTRRGNGRIPASDVAVTVPNAARINGHGDIAPQRTTETVPTTRMGPLEVQGEGPLVVREKTHAAAPMSLDQALYEMELVGHDFYLFVDSDTNQPSVVYRRHGYDYGVIHLQPEAFVGEAPGGAGGALGG encoded by the coding sequence GTGGACATCGTCGTCAAGGGCCGTAAAACTGAGGTGCCTGAGCGGTTCCGGAAGCACGTGGCCGAGAAGCTGAAGCTGGATAAGATCCAGAAGCTCGACGGCAAGGTGATCAGCCTCGACGTCGAGGTGTCCAAGGAGCACAACCCGCGGCAGTCCGACCGCGCCGACCGAGTGGAGATCACGCTCCGCTCGCGCGGCCCGGTGATCCGGGCGGAGGCCGCCGCGGCCGATCCGTACGCGGCGCTGGACCTGGCGGCCAGCAAGCTGGAAGCACGGATGCGCAAGCAGCACGACAAGCGCCATACGCGCCGTGGAAACGGTCGCATTCCGGCCAGCGACGTGGCTGTCACCGTGCCCAACGCGGCCCGTATCAACGGGCATGGGGACATCGCCCCCCAGCGCACGACGGAGACCGTCCCCACCACCCGGATGGGCCCCCTGGAAGTCCAGGGCGAGGGCCCCCTGGTGGTACGGGAGAAGACCCACGCCGCGGCTCCGATGAGCCTCGACCAGGCTCTCTACGAGATGGAGCTGGTCGGGCACGACTTCTATTTGTTCGTCGACTCCGACACCAACCAGCCCAGCGTCGTCTACCGGCGGCATGGTTATGACTACGGGGTGATTCATCTCCAGCCGGAGGCGTTCGTCGGAGAGGCACCCGGCGGCGCCGGTGGCGCACTCGGCGGCTGA
- the secA gene encoding preprotein translocase subunit SecA, producing the protein MSVLNKLMRAGEGKILRKLHRIADQVNSIEEDFLSLSDAELRALTDEYKQRYADGESLDDLMPEAFATVREAAKRVLGQRHYDVQLMGGAALHLGYVAEMKTGEGKTLVGTLPAYLNALSGKGVHLITVNDYLAERDSEWMGRVHQFLGLEVGCILANMTPAQRREQYACDITYGTNNEFGFDYLRDNMAWSQDELVQRGHNYAIVDEVDSILVDEARTPLIISGPADQATKWYGDFAKLVTRLSRGQAAEPQKGVEETGDYEVDEKKRTVGIHESGVTKVEDWLGIDNLYESVNTPLVGYLNNAIKAKELFKKDKDYVVMDGEVMIVDEHTGRILAGRRYNEGMHQAIEAKEAVEIKDENQTLATITLQNFFRLYDKLSGMTGTAMTEAAEFHQIYKLGVVPIPTHRPLSRIDQSDLIYRTEVAKFDAVVDDIAEKHTKGQPVLVGTTSVEKSEYLSQQLAKRGVPHEVLNAKQHDREATIVAQAGRKGAVTVATNMAGRGTDIKLGGNPDDLAEAELRQRGLDPVEHSEEWAAALPAALEKAEAAVKAEFEEVKELGGLYVLGTERHESRRIDNQLRGRSGRQGDPGESRFYLSLGDDLMRLFKAQMVERVMAMANVPDDVPIENKMVTRAIASAQSQVEQQNFETRKNVLKYDEVLNRQREVIYGERRRVLEGENLQDQVGHFMDDTIEAYVRAETVEGFAEEWDMDRLWSAFKQLYPVSATIEELEEAAGDRAGITAEFIEESIRDDIHQQYEAREEQLGSEIMRELERRVVLSVLDRKWREHLYEMDYLQEGIGLRAMAQKDPLVEYQREGFDMFQAMMEGIKEESVGYLFNLEVQVEQQVEEVPVEAAEEKVALAKDVEDVVPAGAPAAPAAGSSGRPEIRAKGLEAPQRPDRLHFSAPTVDGEGGVVEGDFPNGETPPAPRSEADGMTRAERRKAQKGRRRKK; encoded by the coding sequence GTGTCCGTCCTCAACAAGCTCATGCGTGCAGGCGAAGGAAAGATCCTGCGCAAACTGCACCGCATCGCGGACCAGGTCAATTCCATCGAAGAGGACTTCCTGTCCCTCTCCGACGCCGAGCTGCGCGCCCTCACCGACGAGTACAAGCAGCGATACGCCGACGGTGAGAGCCTCGACGACCTGATGCCCGAAGCGTTCGCCACGGTGCGCGAGGCGGCCAAGCGGGTGCTCGGCCAGCGTCACTACGACGTCCAGCTCATGGGCGGCGCGGCGCTGCACCTCGGGTATGTCGCCGAGATGAAGACCGGTGAGGGCAAGACCCTGGTCGGCACCCTCCCGGCGTATCTGAACGCGCTGTCGGGCAAGGGCGTCCACCTCATCACGGTCAACGACTACCTGGCCGAGCGCGACTCCGAGTGGATGGGCCGGGTGCACCAGTTCCTCGGCCTGGAGGTCGGCTGCATCCTCGCCAACATGACCCCGGCGCAGCGCCGCGAGCAGTACGCGTGCGACATCACCTACGGCACCAACAACGAATTCGGCTTCGACTATCTGCGCGACAACATGGCGTGGTCGCAGGACGAGCTGGTGCAGCGCGGCCACAACTACGCGATCGTCGACGAGGTCGACTCGATCCTGGTGGACGAGGCCCGTACGCCGCTGATCATCTCCGGCCCGGCCGACCAGGCCACCAAGTGGTACGGCGACTTCGCCAAGCTGGTCACCCGGCTCAGCAGGGGCCAGGCGGCCGAGCCGCAGAAGGGCGTGGAGGAGACCGGGGACTACGAGGTCGACGAGAAGAAGCGCACCGTCGGCATCCACGAGTCCGGTGTCACCAAGGTCGAGGACTGGCTGGGGATCGACAACCTCTACGAGTCGGTCAACACCCCGCTGGTCGGCTACCTCAACAACGCGATCAAGGCCAAGGAGCTCTTCAAGAAGGACAAGGACTACGTCGTCATGGACGGCGAAGTCATGATCGTCGACGAGCACACCGGCCGTATCCTCGCGGGCCGCCGCTACAACGAGGGCATGCACCAGGCCATCGAGGCGAAGGAAGCGGTGGAGATCAAGGACGAGAACCAGACGCTCGCCACGATCACCCTGCAGAACTTCTTCCGCCTCTACGACAAGCTCTCCGGCATGACCGGTACGGCGATGACCGAGGCCGCCGAGTTCCACCAGATCTACAAGCTCGGCGTGGTCCCGATCCCGACCCACCGCCCCCTCTCCCGCATCGACCAGTCCGACCTGATCTACCGCACCGAGGTCGCGAAGTTCGACGCGGTGGTCGACGACATCGCCGAGAAGCACACCAAGGGCCAGCCGGTCCTGGTCGGCACCACCTCCGTGGAGAAGTCCGAGTACCTCTCCCAGCAGCTCGCCAAGCGCGGGGTGCCGCATGAGGTGCTCAACGCCAAGCAGCACGACCGGGAGGCGACGATCGTCGCCCAGGCCGGCCGTAAGGGCGCCGTGACCGTGGCGACCAACATGGCGGGCCGCGGTACCGACATCAAGCTCGGTGGCAACCCCGACGACCTCGCCGAGGCCGAGCTGCGCCAGCGCGGTCTGGACCCGGTGGAGCACTCCGAGGAGTGGGCCGCCGCGCTGCCCGCCGCCCTGGAGAAGGCCGAGGCCGCGGTCAAGGCCGAGTTCGAAGAGGTCAAGGAGCTCGGCGGGCTGTATGTGCTGGGCACCGAGCGCCATGAGTCGCGCCGGATCGACAACCAGCTCCGCGGCCGCTCCGGCCGTCAGGGCGACCCCGGCGAGTCCCGCTTCTACCTCTCGCTCGGCGACGATCTGATGCGGCTGTTCAAGGCGCAGATGGTCGAGCGCGTCATGGCGATGGCGAACGTCCCGGACGACGTCCCGATCGAGAACAAGATGGTCACGCGGGCCATCGCCTCCGCCCAGTCGCAGGTCGAGCAGCAGAACTTCGAGACCCGTAAGAACGTCCTGAAGTACGACGAGGTCCTGAACCGGCAGCGTGAGGTCATCTACGGCGAGCGCCGCCGCGTCCTGGAGGGCGAGAACCTGCAGGACCAGGTCGGCCACTTCATGGACGACACCATCGAAGCCTATGTGCGGGCGGAGACGGTCGAGGGCTTCGCCGAGGAATGGGACATGGACCGGCTGTGGAGCGCCTTCAAGCAGCTCTACCCGGTCAGCGCGACCATCGAGGAGCTGGAGGAGGCGGCCGGCGACCGCGCCGGGATCACCGCCGAGTTCATCGAAGAGTCCATCAGGGACGACATCCACCAGCAGTACGAAGCGCGTGAGGAGCAGCTCGGCTCCGAGATCATGCGTGAGCTGGAGCGGCGGGTCGTGCTCTCCGTCCTGGACCGCAAGTGGCGCGAGCACCTCTACGAGATGGACTACCTCCAGGAGGGCATCGGGCTGCGCGCGATGGCCCAGAAGGACCCGCTGGTCGAGTACCAGCGCGAGGGCTTCGACATGTTCCAGGCCATGATGGAGGGCATCAAGGAGGAGTCCGTCGGCTATCTGTTCAACCTGGAGGTCCAGGTCGAGCAGCAGGTCGAGGAGGTTCCGGTCGAGGCGGCGGAGGAGAAGGTCGCCCTCGCGAAGGATGTGGAGGACGTGGTGCCGGCGGGCGCGCCCGCCGCGCCGGCCGCGGGCTCCTCGGGCCGCCCCGAGATCCGCGCCAAGGGCCTGGAGGCCCCGCAGCGGCCGGACCGGCTGCATTTCTCCGCCCCGACGGTGGACGGTGAGGGCGGCGTCGTCGAGGGCGACTTCCCCAACGGTGAGACGCCGCCGGCGCCTCGGTCGGAGGCGGATGGGATGACGCGGGCGGAGCGGCGTAAGGCGCAGAAGGGGCGGCGCCGCAAGAAGTAG
- a CDS encoding winged helix-turn-helix domain-containing protein: MTNAATGSAVDRTPEATLSADEARRIALRAQGLLGAPDRRGGVRGVLRHLGAVQLDTISVLARSHELIPYARLGAVGRKTVESAYWSGTHAFEYWSHAACVLPIEEWPHFAFRRRAYRLRPHWHHELPDGVYETVVKQLRAEGPLTATELGGAKNGGPWWDWSAAKIAVERALMFGEVVCVERRGWKRVYDLAERAVPDALLHDDLDDRECLRRLVRLAGQSLGVGTRADIADYHRLKGEQVAEVIADSGLVPVTVEGWDKPAWADPEALAALPRGRHRTTLLSPFDSLIWDRARTERIFGFTHRLEAYVPRPKRIYGYFAMPLLSGGRLLGRVDPAREGKTLVARQVSLESPKAVAPMAQALREAAEWVGCDSVRVERVDRPELAAPLAAAVA; encoded by the coding sequence ATGACGAACGCCGCCACCGGGTCCGCCGTGGACCGCACACCCGAGGCCACGCTCTCCGCCGACGAGGCGCGCCGGATCGCGCTGCGCGCCCAGGGGCTGCTGGGCGCCCCCGACCGGCGTGGCGGGGTGCGGGGCGTGCTGCGCCATCTGGGCGCGGTGCAGCTCGACACGATCTCGGTGCTGGCCCGCTCGCATGAGCTGATTCCGTACGCACGGCTGGGCGCGGTCGGCCGTAAGACCGTCGAGTCGGCCTATTGGAGCGGCACCCACGCCTTCGAGTACTGGTCGCATGCCGCCTGTGTGCTGCCGATCGAGGAATGGCCGCACTTCGCCTTCCGGCGCCGCGCCTACCGCCTGCGTCCGCACTGGCACCACGAGCTGCCGGACGGGGTGTACGAGACGGTGGTCAAGCAGTTGCGCGCGGAGGGCCCGCTGACCGCGACGGAGCTGGGCGGGGCCAAGAACGGCGGGCCGTGGTGGGACTGGTCGGCGGCGAAGATCGCGGTCGAGCGGGCGCTGATGTTCGGCGAGGTGGTGTGCGTCGAGCGGCGCGGCTGGAAGCGGGTGTACGACCTGGCGGAGCGCGCCGTGCCGGACGCACTGCTCCATGACGACCTGGACGACCGGGAGTGTCTGCGCCGGCTGGTCCGGCTGGCCGGGCAGTCCCTGGGCGTGGGCACCCGGGCGGACATCGCCGACTACCACCGGCTCAAGGGCGAGCAGGTGGCCGAGGTGATCGCGGACTCCGGGCTGGTGCCGGTGACGGTCGAGGGCTGGGACAAGCCGGCCTGGGCGGACCCCGAGGCGCTGGCCGCCCTGCCGCGCGGCCGGCACCGCACCACGCTGCTCTCGCCCTTCGACTCGCTCATATGGGACCGGGCGCGCACCGAGCGGATCTTCGGCTTCACCCATCGGCTGGAGGCGTATGTGCCCAGGCCCAAGCGGATCTACGGCTACTTCGCCATGCCGCTGCTGTCGGGCGGGCGGCTGCTGGGCCGGGTCGATCCGGCCCGGGAGGGGAAGACCCTGGTCGCCCGGCAGGTGTCCCTGGAGTCGCCGAAGGCCGTGGCCCCGATGGCGCAGGCGCTGCGGGAGGCGGCCGAATGGGTGGGCTGTGACTCCGTACGGGTCGAGCGCGTCGACCGCCCGGAGCTCGCCGCCCCGCTCGCGGCGGCCGTCGCCTGA